A genomic stretch from Terriglobus sp. RCC_193 includes:
- a CDS encoding EamA family transporter, which yields MTHLSADTVITIVLMVAGATVGETLISAAMTRVGDLDEIRAKSGLAGAIKAVVTSPYLIAGIACMAISFFSLLFALSGADLSLVAPATNSLTFIATAVAAKFYLKENVDRRRWLAAIFVAAGVALLTR from the coding sequence ATGACGCATCTCTCTGCCGACACCGTGATCACAATCGTCCTCATGGTCGCCGGAGCCACGGTCGGTGAAACGCTGATCTCCGCCGCCATGACACGCGTTGGCGATCTGGATGAGATCCGCGCAAAATCCGGCCTCGCCGGCGCGATCAAAGCCGTCGTTACCTCGCCCTACCTGATCGCTGGCATTGCCTGCATGGCGATCAGTTTTTTTTCGCTGCTATTTGCACTGTCAGGAGCAGACCTGAGTCTGGTCGCGCCAGCAACCAATTCCCTTACCTTCATCGCGACAGCGGTTGCCGCAAAGTTCTACCTGAAGGAAAACGTAGATCGCCGTCGCTGGCTTGCTGCTATCTTCGTGGCCGCAGGCGTTGCTCTTCTGACGCGTTAA
- a CDS encoding EamA family transporter, with amino-acid sequence MKHRLKFSQYLMLVFIMLGASVGDALLSRGMREVGPVSFSHLGLLLDALLNPWVIAGIVVLISFMGSYMTALSWADLTFVQPATAFGNVVTALIGCLWLHEAITPMRWAGIACIVIGVGFVANGPSKTEHKHTIALTGGEGA; translated from the coding sequence GTGAAGCACCGCCTAAAGTTTTCGCAGTACCTCATGCTCGTCTTCATCATGCTGGGCGCATCCGTCGGCGATGCTTTGTTGAGCCGTGGCATGCGTGAAGTAGGCCCAGTCTCCTTCAGCCATCTTGGACTCCTGCTGGACGCCCTTCTGAACCCTTGGGTTATCGCAGGCATTGTCGTGCTCATCAGCTTCATGGGCAGTTACATGACAGCGCTGTCATGGGCCGATCTCACCTTCGTGCAGCCTGCTACTGCGTTCGGCAACGTGGTCACTGCACTGATCGGCTGCCTCTGGCTGCACGAGGCCATCACTCCCATGCGCTGGGCGGGCATTGCCTGCATCGTCATCGGCGTGGGCTTTGTCGCCAATGGCCCATCGAAAACGGAGCATAAGCACACGATCGCGTTAACGGGAGGCGAAGGCGCATGA
- the hpnJ gene encoding hopanoid biosynthesis associated radical SAM protein HpnJ, protein MVLKTLLLNPPSFENFDGGASSRWPATREIESYWYPVWLAYPAGMLEGSRLLDAPPHHISADETIEIAKGYEFLVLFTSTVGWAGDHALAQAIKKANPTIKIAFVGPPVTTDPERALNECSAIDFICRREFDYTIVEYAQGKPIHEILGLSYKDENGVIQHNPDRPQVEDLDAMPWATKIYKRDMDVTRYNVPFLLHPYISLYSTRGCPAQCTFCLWPQTLSGHAWRKRSTDDVAAELKWAKENFPHVKEFFFDDDTFNIQKERTIELCAKLKPLGITWSCTSRTTTHRDTLKAMKEAGCRLLIVGFESGDPQILKNIKKGSTVERAREFVKDCHDLGLIIHADFILGLPGETKESIRNTIDFAKSLDCETIQVSVAHAYPGTEFYEFAEKHGYITNENMNDGGGHQMAHIEYPGLPTEYVMEMVHKFYDEYYFRPKAAFRVVWKAIVNRDVPRLYVEAKSFMKLRSQRNKAARAKKEENALKQQESVSMNA, encoded by the coding sequence ATGGTATTGAAGACACTGCTTCTGAACCCGCCCTCCTTCGAAAACTTCGACGGCGGCGCCAGCTCTCGTTGGCCCGCGACCCGCGAGATTGAGTCCTACTGGTATCCCGTGTGGCTCGCGTATCCCGCCGGTATGCTCGAAGGCTCGCGCCTGCTCGATGCCCCACCGCACCACATCTCCGCGGATGAGACCATCGAGATCGCCAAGGGCTATGAGTTCCTGGTTCTCTTCACCTCTACCGTGGGCTGGGCAGGCGATCACGCGCTGGCACAGGCCATCAAGAAGGCCAACCCGACGATCAAGATTGCCTTCGTAGGACCGCCAGTCACCACGGATCCCGAGCGCGCTCTGAACGAGTGCAGCGCCATCGACTTTATCTGCCGCCGCGAATTCGACTACACCATTGTCGAATACGCACAGGGCAAACCGATCCACGAGATTCTCGGTCTCTCCTACAAGGATGAGAACGGCGTGATCCAGCACAACCCGGACCGTCCGCAGGTGGAAGACCTGGACGCAATGCCCTGGGCCACCAAGATCTATAAGCGCGACATGGATGTGACGCGTTACAACGTGCCGTTCCTGCTGCACCCCTACATCTCGCTGTACTCCACACGCGGTTGCCCGGCTCAGTGCACCTTCTGCCTCTGGCCGCAGACGCTTTCGGGCCACGCATGGCGCAAGCGTTCCACGGACGATGTGGCTGCAGAGTTGAAGTGGGCCAAGGAAAACTTCCCGCATGTGAAGGAGTTCTTCTTTGATGACGACACCTTCAACATCCAGAAGGAACGCACCATCGAGCTCTGCGCAAAGCTGAAGCCGCTTGGCATCACGTGGTCCTGCACCAGCCGTACCACCACACACCGCGACACGCTGAAGGCCATGAAGGAAGCGGGCTGCCGCCTGCTGATCGTGGGCTTTGAGTCCGGCGATCCGCAGATCCTGAAGAACATCAAGAAGGGTTCCACCGTCGAACGCGCTCGCGAGTTCGTGAAGGACTGCCATGATCTCGGCCTGATCATTCACGCTGACTTCATCCTTGGTCTGCCAGGCGAGACGAAGGAATCCATCCGCAACACCATCGACTTCGCCAAGTCGCTCGACTGCGAAACCATTCAGGTCTCCGTGGCCCACGCCTATCCCGGTACAGAGTTCTATGAGTTTGCCGAGAAGCATGGCTACATTACCAACGAGAATATGAACGACGGTGGCGGTCACCAGATGGCGCACATCGAGTACCCCGGTCTGCCTACGGAGTACGTCATGGAGATGGTGCACAAGTTCTACGACGAATACTACTTCCGCCCGAAGGCCGCGTTCCGCGTGGTGTGGAAGGCAATCGTGAACCGCGACGTTCCCCGCCTGTACGTTGAGGCAAAGAGCTTCATGAAGCTCCGCAGCCAGCGCAACAAAGCTGCTCGCGCCAAGAAGGAAGAAAACGCACTGAAGCAGCAGGAATCCGTCAGCATGAACGCGTAA